One genomic region from Kwoniella dejecticola CBS 10117 chromosome 1, complete sequence encodes:
- a CDS encoding 1,2-dihydroxy-3-keto-5-methylthiopentene dioxygenase, which produces MKAYVFDDIPGDQRLPHDSGNPISLNTLSDLGVIYKQIPIGDDKKWEDEINSFAKERGYKNRDQITVTREGLGAAYEDKIKSFFDEHLHEDEEIRYILGGSGYFDVRGVTEPYNERWIRISLEKGDLIVLPAGIYHRFTVDSNNTITAMRLFQDEPKWTPHSRSAPDTDEREARGEYLQQVKGAIKA; this is translated from the exons ATGAAAGCTTATGTATTCGACGACATTCC AGGAGACCAAAGACTTCCTCATGATTCCGGAAACCCGATCTCCTTGAACACCTTATCCGACTTAGGCGTGATATATAAGCAGATCCCAATTGGCGATGACAAAAaatgggaagatgagatcaactCGTTTGCCAAAGAGAGGGGATACAAGAAC CGAGATCAAATTACTGTAACTCGTGAAGGTCTCGGCGCGGCATACGAGGATAAGATCAAATCGTTCTTTGACGA ACATTTgcacgaagacgaggagatcaGGTATATTTTAGGCGGATCAGGATACTTTGATGTGCGGG GCGTCACCGAACCATATAACGAACGATGGATCCGAATATCCCTCGAGAAGGGGGACCTGATAGTCCTCCCAGCAGGGATATATCACAGGTTCACAGTCGACTCAAATAATACTATAACAGCTATGAGGCTTTTCCAGGACGAACCTAAATGGACGCCCCATTCAAGGAGCGCGCCCGACACAGACGAGCGAGAGGCCAGGGGCGAGTATTTGCAGCAGGTCAAAGGTGCCATCAAGGCTTAG